A portion of the Calothrix sp. 336/3 genome contains these proteins:
- a CDS encoding D-alanyl-D-alanine carboxypeptidase family protein, whose protein sequence is MQRIFRRVIFLFVIAFMTFALVASSGISRRSLLTENPTLTSCTEESASNCQPQAEAPPEAAVAYAAVIPYVPDPQQPPKERFIGAITDKLPMIPQPGTLDYILLRSYGAVFATEHPEVKLPPKLIFSNELQTKQFQASLNLVKINGSSSCMLQKAAAQALNQARSQVAISLRSGNGGSDCTRSFATTYRFWRRYAKPNTLERVRRGEETAILSIVAPPGASQHLWGLAVDLQVSNSLQRQVLNNYGWFQTVEKDTPHWTYVGLEKAQMSNYGFQAKVISGITYWITPL, encoded by the coding sequence ATGCAAAGAATTTTTCGCAGGGTGATTTTTTTATTTGTCATCGCTTTTATGACTTTTGCTTTGGTGGCAAGTAGTGGAATTTCTCGACGGAGTTTGCTGACTGAGAATCCCACCCTGACAAGTTGTACAGAGGAATCAGCCAGCAACTGTCAACCTCAAGCCGAAGCTCCACCGGAAGCTGCTGTTGCCTATGCTGCGGTGATACCCTATGTTCCTGACCCCCAGCAACCACCAAAGGAGAGATTTATCGGGGCAATTACTGACAAATTACCAATGATTCCCCAACCGGGAACCCTGGATTATATTTTGTTGCGCTCCTACGGTGCGGTATTTGCCACAGAGCATCCAGAGGTGAAGTTACCACCCAAATTAATTTTTTCTAATGAACTGCAAACTAAGCAATTTCAAGCAAGTTTAAATCTCGTCAAGATAAATGGTAGTAGTAGTTGTATGCTGCAAAAAGCCGCAGCGCAAGCTTTAAATCAAGCGCGATCGCAGGTGGCAATTTCTCTACGTTCTGGGAATGGTGGTAGTGACTGTACCCGCAGTTTTGCCACTACCTACCGATTTTGGCGAAGATACGCGAAACCAAATACCTTGGAGCGAGTACGACGGGGAGAAGAAACCGCTATTCTCAGCATTGTCGCTCCTCCCGGTGCATCCCAACATCTCTGGGGATTAGCCGTAGATTTGCAAGTCTCTAACTCCTTACAAAGGCAGGTTTTAAATAATTATGGTTGGTTTCAGACTGTAGAGAAAGATACTCCCCACTGGACTTACGTCGGTTTGGAAAAAGCACAAATGTCAAACTATGGTTTTCAGGCAAAAGTTATCAGTGGAATTACTTATTGGATAACCCCACTTTGA
- a CDS encoding glutamate--cysteine ligase encodes MFYFGIEHEVAFLNSEGKFADFSCTKFTEFQQIIEQLPTYSQDYPQLRVGDAGIKKKRWYIEGFERFFDSEKVIECVPKGIEIRTTIHPDIHSTIVELSESFHLLCEIAAKSGFVPVLTSFNPYSSEFQPHPPLNDYEVQRRQASPEKQTANIPMLTYGPDLNISVANLDYEKVIDIGRKLTYYSPYLVPFSFSSPFYQGDLWSGLSVRTFMRTGKRPAAMVFVEKPEQLIKTFPSLTKIARIPAEIGRIEFKAFDSCDDFSIYAALLALLKGLVLDDSLPGRATIPDTEKHQISAQFGFNHPEILQNVKEVLEAGENALQGDGDRDLLAPLQNILATRVTKADQMREDFQALGSIEAVLKRSYGE; translated from the coding sequence ATGTTTTATTTCGGTATTGAGCATGAAGTTGCGTTTCTGAATAGTGAAGGTAAATTTGCGGATTTTAGCTGTACTAAATTTACTGAGTTTCAGCAAATCATTGAACAATTACCTACCTATTCTCAAGATTATCCCCAGCTGCGAGTTGGGGATGCTGGTATTAAGAAAAAACGCTGGTATATTGAAGGTTTTGAACGTTTTTTTGATTCAGAAAAAGTAATTGAATGTGTACCCAAGGGAATTGAAATTAGAACTACAATTCACCCGGATATTCACAGTACAATTGTGGAATTATCAGAGAGTTTTCATCTGTTATGTGAGATTGCGGCAAAATCAGGATTTGTACCTGTATTAACGAGTTTTAATCCTTATTCTTCAGAGTTTCAACCCCATCCTCCACTCAATGATTACGAAGTTCAAAGACGACAAGCATCTCCAGAAAAGCAAACAGCCAATATTCCCATGCTTACCTATGGACCAGATTTGAATATTTCTGTTGCTAACTTGGATTATGAAAAAGTCATTGATATCGGTAGAAAATTGACCTATTACAGTCCCTATCTGGTACCTTTTAGTTTTAGTTCTCCCTTTTATCAAGGTGATTTGTGGTCTGGTTTATCAGTACGAACTTTTATGCGAACTGGCAAACGTCCAGCAGCAATGGTATTTGTAGAAAAGCCAGAACAACTGATTAAAACTTTTCCTTCTTTAACTAAAATTGCTCGGATTCCAGCAGAGATTGGCAGGATAGAATTTAAAGCTTTTGATAGTTGTGATGATTTCTCTATTTACGCAGCATTATTAGCGTTATTAAAGGGTTTGGTTTTGGATGATTCCTTACCTGGTAGAGCGACAATTCCCGATACAGAAAAGCATCAAATTTCCGCACAATTCGGGTTCAATCATCCAGAGATTTTGCAGAATGTGAAAGAGGTTTTAGAAGCGGGAGAAAATGCTTTGCAAGGTGATGGGGATAGGGATTTATTAGCACCATTGCAGAATATTCTAGCAACAAGAGTCACCAAAGCTGATCAGATGAGAGAAGATTTTCAAGCTCTTGGTTCAATTGAAGCGGTGCTGAAGCGGAGTTATGGGGAATGA